From the Microbacterium sp. W4I4 genome, one window contains:
- a CDS encoding M20/M25/M40 family metallo-hydrolase gives MSTVRPGIAARLSQMIQLPTVSAELEQRGLEPFDAFVRLLAAQYPLVHEHLALERHTDLGLLFHWAGREPASDPLVLMAHYDVVPVDESDPWNYPPFEGRIADGSVYGCGALDDKGPLIVVIEAVENLLTDGFVPARDVYLSFGGNEETFGGAALAISEAFRERGITPWLVVDEGGAVVDSPLPFVPGSAAMIGVGEKGVVTLRLSARGDGGHASTPPTQTAVRRIARAVNRLDPSMFPARAPQAISRMLAQFSARTPGLAGIGLGVLSRMPALTARVFARLGGEPAALVRTTVAATMQSGGTAANVIPSQASATVNVRIALGETVDATVLRVRDRIADPLVGIEVLEGSEPSPESATDGAPFALLEEALSVSHPGVPAVPYVMMAATDSRHFHRFSPAVYRFAPLEMSSAQRASIHGVDESVEIAALERGERFHRALIERLQ, from the coding sequence ATGAGCACCGTCCGCCCGGGGATCGCAGCGCGACTGTCGCAGATGATCCAGTTGCCCACTGTCTCGGCCGAGCTCGAGCAGCGCGGGCTCGAGCCGTTCGACGCGTTCGTGCGGCTGCTCGCCGCGCAGTATCCGCTGGTGCACGAGCACCTCGCCCTGGAGCGGCACACCGACCTCGGGCTGCTGTTCCACTGGGCCGGACGCGAACCCGCATCCGATCCTCTCGTGCTGATGGCGCACTACGACGTCGTGCCGGTCGACGAGTCCGACCCGTGGAACTACCCGCCTTTCGAGGGGCGCATCGCGGACGGGTCGGTGTACGGCTGCGGAGCCCTGGACGACAAGGGGCCGCTGATCGTCGTGATCGAGGCGGTCGAGAACCTGCTCACCGATGGCTTCGTGCCCGCGCGCGACGTCTACCTGTCGTTCGGCGGCAACGAGGAGACGTTCGGCGGCGCGGCGCTGGCCATCTCGGAGGCCTTCCGTGAACGCGGCATCACCCCCTGGCTTGTCGTGGACGAAGGCGGCGCAGTGGTGGATTCACCACTGCCGTTCGTGCCCGGCAGCGCGGCCATGATCGGGGTGGGGGAGAAGGGCGTCGTGACTCTGCGCCTGTCCGCGCGCGGAGACGGCGGTCACGCCTCCACGCCTCCCACTCAGACCGCCGTCCGCCGCATCGCGCGCGCGGTGAACCGGCTGGATCCGTCGATGTTCCCAGCCCGGGCGCCGCAGGCGATCAGCCGGATGCTGGCGCAGTTCAGCGCTCGCACCCCCGGTCTTGCCGGTATCGGACTCGGCGTTCTGAGTCGGATGCCGGCGCTCACCGCGCGGGTGTTCGCGAGGCTCGGCGGCGAGCCCGCCGCGCTGGTGCGCACGACGGTCGCCGCGACCATGCAGTCCGGCGGAACCGCCGCCAACGTCATCCCCTCACAGGCATCCGCGACCGTCAATGTGCGCATCGCGCTGGGGGAGACCGTCGATGCGACCGTGCTGCGGGTGCGCGATCGCATCGCCGACCCGCTCGTCGGCATCGAGGTGCTCGAGGGCAGTGAGCCCTCACCGGAGTCGGCGACCGATGGGGCTCCGTTCGCACTGCTCGAAGAGGCGCTGAGCGTCTCGCATCCGGGGGTCCCCGCCGTGCCGTACGTGATGATGGCCGCCACCGACTCTCGGCACTTCCATCGCTTCTCGCCCGCTGTGTACCGCTTCGCGCCGCTGGAGATGTCGAGCGCGCAGCGCGCGTCGATCCACGGCGTCGACGAGAGCGTGGAGATCGCCGCCCTCGAGCGCGGGGAGCGGTTCCATCGCGCGCTGATCGAACGACTACAGTGA
- a CDS encoding MFS transporter has translation MTRTDALRKTTFGALAAVVGFLAFVEFTSGVLQGYYTPMLTDIARHLGIHDADVNWLEGTQLMLSALVVPAFAKLGDMIGHKRMLLVSTALTAAAALVLPFTDSFLVFLIGWALMGFYVVWLPLEIALIWSRSRRMEGRSVITARAAGMLVAALEAGAIIGALAGGALIDILPLWLVLLVPAVLIVVCFFVILFGVKESPELTGGRLDTVGISLISVALIAFTGGLSLLRLPGGLTSVWSWGVVVLGILLVIPFVRWELKHDDPVIDVRMFRSPALGPVFLTAGLFGVSVLGAQAPLSTFARTDPAVYGYGLGTTGFATSLIIGIYLIAMIAGALLFPVIARLTAPRLTLMGASTLVGIGFMLFLPLHGTYLQVIINMVIVGLGSGALVAALPAAAASAAPSTQTGVATGLTNSVKTVGGAIASCVFGIALLNGVVGTGASAADATAGSLSGYMTVWIVCGVTALVAAVLLMFVPKQAFTDNPG, from the coding sequence ATGACGCGCACCGATGCCCTTCGCAAGACGACCTTCGGCGCGCTCGCCGCAGTGGTCGGCTTCCTCGCCTTCGTCGAGTTCACCAGCGGAGTGCTGCAGGGGTACTACACGCCCATGCTCACCGACATCGCCCGGCACTTGGGTATCCACGACGCCGACGTGAACTGGCTCGAGGGGACGCAGTTGATGCTCTCGGCGCTCGTCGTGCCGGCGTTCGCGAAGCTCGGCGACATGATCGGGCACAAGCGGATGCTGCTGGTCTCGACCGCGCTCACCGCGGCCGCGGCGCTGGTGCTGCCGTTCACCGACTCCTTCCTCGTGTTCCTGATCGGCTGGGCGCTGATGGGCTTCTACGTGGTGTGGCTGCCGTTGGAGATCGCGCTGATCTGGTCGCGCTCGCGGCGGATGGAGGGCCGGTCGGTGATCACGGCCAGGGCGGCGGGCATGCTCGTCGCCGCGCTCGAGGCGGGCGCGATCATCGGCGCGCTCGCCGGTGGGGCGCTCATCGACATCCTGCCGCTGTGGCTCGTGCTGCTGGTGCCCGCGGTGCTGATCGTCGTCTGCTTCTTCGTGATCCTGTTCGGGGTGAAGGAGTCGCCTGAACTGACCGGCGGACGCCTCGACACGGTCGGCATCTCGCTGATCTCGGTGGCGCTGATCGCCTTCACCGGTGGACTCAGCCTGCTGCGTCTGCCCGGTGGATTGACGAGCGTCTGGTCGTGGGGCGTAGTCGTGCTCGGCATCCTGCTGGTGATCCCGTTCGTGCGGTGGGAGTTGAAGCACGACGACCCGGTGATCGACGTGCGCATGTTCCGCTCGCCGGCGCTCGGGCCGGTGTTCCTCACCGCGGGCCTGTTCGGGGTGAGCGTGCTCGGCGCGCAGGCGCCGCTGTCGACCTTCGCGCGCACCGACCCGGCCGTGTACGGCTACGGCCTCGGTACGACCGGATTCGCGACCTCGCTGATCATCGGCATCTACCTGATCGCGATGATCGCCGGCGCACTGCTGTTCCCGGTGATCGCACGCCTCACCGCTCCTCGGCTGACCCTCATGGGTGCGTCCACGCTCGTCGGCATCGGATTCATGTTGTTCCTGCCGCTGCACGGCACGTACCTGCAGGTGATCATCAACATGGTGATCGTCGGCCTCGGTTCGGGGGCGCTCGTGGCCGCGTTGCCCGCCGCGGCAGCATCCGCCGCTCCCTCGACCCAGACCGGTGTCGCGACCGGACTTACCAACTCCGTCAAGACCGTCGGCGGCGCGATCGCGTCGTGCGTGTTCGGCATCGCGCTGCTGAACGGCGTGGTGGGCACCGGAGCATCCGCCGCCGATGCGACCGCAGGATCGCTGTCCGGCTACATGACCGTGTGGATCGTCTGCGGCGTCACGGCGCTGGTCGCGGCCGTGCTGCTCATGTTCGTGCCGAAGCAGGCCTTCACCGACAACCCCGGATGA